Proteins encoded within one genomic window of Lysinibacillus sphaericus:
- the nikB gene encoding nickel ABC transporter permease produces MTLFILKRIAQIIPVTLGVTLVVFLIMQMIPGDPALILAGEGASNETVEELRENLGLNKPLYVQYGEYISNLLHGDMGHSLKNKQPVLEEITTRLPITIELALYSIFITIVLGLIAGIISAIRPYSILDAGLMVIALLGISLPSFWLGILLMYVFSVQLQWLPVAGWESAQHIILPAITLGAGGAAIVARMTRSSMLEVVNQDYIRTAKAKGLKGYVIILKHALRNALIPVITVVGLQFGTLLGGTVLVESVFAVNGLGRMIVDAIRTRDIPVVQGGVLVASLIFVIINLFVDILYRIFNKRIDLN; encoded by the coding sequence ATGACACTATTTATTTTAAAACGAATTGCACAAATTATCCCCGTTACATTAGGTGTCACCCTTGTTGTATTTTTAATTATGCAGATGATTCCTGGTGACCCTGCATTGATTTTAGCTGGTGAAGGTGCTTCCAATGAAACAGTTGAAGAGTTACGCGAAAATCTAGGTTTAAACAAACCTCTTTACGTTCAATACGGTGAATATATTAGCAATCTTTTACATGGGGATATGGGGCATTCTTTAAAAAATAAACAGCCCGTACTTGAGGAAATTACGACACGTTTACCGATTACAATCGAGCTTGCGTTATACAGTATTTTCATCACCATTGTGCTAGGCCTGATTGCCGGGATTATTTCAGCAATACGACCATACTCGATTTTAGATGCAGGCTTAATGGTTATTGCGCTCTTAGGTATTTCACTACCTAGTTTTTGGCTTGGTATTTTATTAATGTATGTTTTTTCCGTTCAGCTACAATGGCTACCTGTAGCAGGATGGGAAAGCGCACAACACATTATTTTACCTGCAATAACGCTTGGGGCTGGTGGAGCTGCTATTGTTGCTCGTATGACACGCTCCAGTATGCTTGAGGTTGTTAATCAAGATTACATTCGCACAGCAAAAGCAAAGGGCCTAAAAGGTTACGTGATTATTTTAAAACATGCATTACGCAATGCTTTAATCCCTGTTATTACTGTAGTAGGTTTACAGTTTGGTACTTTACTTGGTGGTACAGTATTAGTAGAATCCGTTTTTGCTGTCAACGGACTTGGGCGTATGATAGTTGATGCGATTCGTACACGGGATATACCCGTTGTACAAGGAGGTGTACTAGTAGCTTCTTTAATCTTCGTTATCATCAATCTTTTTGTGGATATTTTATATCGAATATTTAATAAACGCATCGATTTAAACTAG
- a CDS encoding amidohydrolase → MKQWLTNVLLETGEYVKENDTVGTKVELFHLEIMQGVISQIIPATQAINATQPMTDMKGKLLLPAFKEMHNHLDKTYLSLPWKAVIPAKNLKDRLEQEARELPILANTGKQRAVAMIEKIISNGTNHIRTHVNIDPYIGLKNLEGVLAALDDYKDIVTAEVIAFPQHGLLREHVPQLLREALRQGATMIGGLDPAGIDNTIERSLYETMDIANEFNVDVDIHLHDSGHVGYYTIDKWLDIVEEAGYQGRTAISHAFALGDVSVMEQHAIATRLAEQRVKIMSTVPYNLNRVMPPIDLLAEHGVDVHFGCDGFYDSWSPYGSGDVLEKATTFAEVSRKLDERSIRQTLKYITNGITPLDTNGQKVWPNINDEASFVFFDAVSSAEVIARRPLDRTVMSKGKFIR, encoded by the coding sequence ATGAAGCAATGGCTGACAAATGTTCTACTTGAAACAGGAGAGTACGTAAAAGAAAATGATACAGTTGGTACAAAGGTTGAGCTTTTTCATCTTGAAATTATGCAAGGTGTTATCTCGCAGATTATTCCAGCCACACAAGCAATTAATGCAACGCAACCTATGACAGATATGAAGGGAAAGCTCCTTTTACCCGCATTTAAAGAAATGCACAATCATTTAGATAAAACATACTTATCATTACCGTGGAAGGCTGTTATACCAGCTAAAAATTTAAAAGATCGATTAGAGCAAGAAGCGAGAGAACTACCTATTTTAGCTAATACAGGGAAACAGCGAGCTGTTGCTATGATTGAAAAAATTATAAGTAACGGCACTAATCATATACGCACGCATGTCAATATTGATCCATACATTGGGTTGAAAAATTTAGAAGGTGTTTTAGCCGCATTAGATGATTATAAAGATATTGTGACAGCAGAGGTTATTGCGTTTCCACAGCATGGTTTACTAAGAGAGCATGTACCGCAGTTACTACGTGAGGCATTACGCCAGGGTGCTACAATGATTGGGGGACTTGATCCTGCGGGCATTGATAATACTATAGAGCGTTCTTTATATGAGACGATGGATATTGCTAATGAGTTTAATGTCGATGTAGATATTCACTTACATGATAGCGGGCATGTGGGCTACTATACAATTGATAAATGGCTAGATATTGTCGAAGAAGCCGGTTATCAAGGGAGAACAGCCATAAGTCATGCATTTGCATTAGGTGATGTATCTGTAATGGAACAACATGCTATAGCAACTCGACTAGCGGAACAACGAGTGAAAATCATGTCGACAGTGCCTTATAATCTTAATCGTGTGATGCCACCAATTGATTTGTTAGCAGAGCATGGGGTTGATGTTCATTTTGGTTGTGATGGATTTTATGATTCCTGGAGTCCGTATGGTTCTGGGGATGTTTTAGAAAAAGCGACTACTTTTGCAGAAGTTTCTAGAAAGTTAGATGAACGTTCTATTCGCCAAACATTAAAATATATTACTAATGGTATTACTCCGTTAGATACTAATGGTCAGAAGGTTTGGCCAAATATCAATGATGAAGCGAGCTTTGTGTTTTTTGATGCGGTATCAAGTGCCGAAGTTATTGCAAGAAGACCTCTAGATCGGACGGTCATGTCTAAAGGAAAATTTATTCGTTAA
- a CDS encoding DMT family transporter translates to MKQLTTYMILFSCVFFWASNFIIGSILVHHWDPLAIAIYRLLVIVLFLTCISWQSIVHVSVTRKDILLLFAAGILGVAINHYSFYASLQHTTPITAALILACAPIVTSLLNKLIFNEYRNGIFWVGAIISLVGVSMIITKGAYGRISIGKGEILSLITMLSFALFLIIVNDLSVRISAEVITFYTNIIGLLVLLPFGTSVLSQKNSQVGFPMWLLLIVSAIIIHGISNLMWNRKMKEVGSTNASLLLNFEPAIAMILSAMVLHQLPTSIQIYGSLLILLGIILCIYYKEIKALFKWQAPKRM, encoded by the coding sequence ATGAAACAACTAACAACGTACATGATTTTATTTAGCTGTGTATTTTTTTGGGCTAGTAATTTTATCATCGGCTCTATACTCGTTCATCATTGGGACCCTCTAGCAATTGCCATTTACAGGCTTTTAGTTATAGTTCTTTTTTTAACTTGTATTAGTTGGCAATCCATTGTACATGTATCAGTTACACGAAAGGATATTTTATTATTATTTGCTGCTGGCATTTTAGGTGTTGCGATAAATCATTATAGTTTTTATGCAAGCCTTCAGCATACAACGCCGATTACAGCAGCGCTTATCTTAGCCTGTGCACCCATTGTTACGTCACTTCTTAATAAACTCATCTTTAATGAATATCGTAATGGCATATTTTGGGTAGGTGCTATTATCTCATTAGTAGGGGTTTCTATGATTATTACCAAAGGAGCATACGGAAGAATTTCGATTGGTAAAGGTGAAATACTAAGCTTAATAACAATGTTAAGTTTTGCCTTGTTCCTCATAATAGTCAATGACCTAAGTGTCAGAATATCTGCTGAGGTAATTACCTTTTATACAAATATAATTGGTCTACTTGTTTTGTTGCCGTTTGGAACTTCTGTATTGTCTCAAAAGAATAGCCAAGTGGGTTTTCCAATGTGGTTACTTTTAATTGTTTCAGCAATTATTATTCATGGAATTAGCAATTTAATGTGGAATAGAAAAATGAAAGAAGTAGGGTCGACAAATGCATCGCTATTATTAAATTTTGAACCAGCTATTGCGATGATTTTAAGTGCGATGGTTTTACATCAGCTTCCGACAAGCATTCAAATTTATGGTTCGTTGTTGATTCTTTTAGGAATTATCCTTTGTATTTATTATAAAGAAATAAAAGCTCTTTTTAAGTGGCAGGCACCGAAACGAATGTGA
- a CDS encoding glutathione ABC transporter substrate-binding protein, whose protein sequence is MRKMKMFLLLALMTVVLLQACSTASNNSTEGAKEGAKSVGGELIVLRASDATSLDPHFITDIPSANIIHGKVYETLVAFDRDRKIVPLLAASWEQKDELTWTFTLNKGIKFHDGEDFNAEAVKATFSRILDPATGSPQRDKLSMISEVVVDDPYIVTLKLKNSYAPLLSILASQESSIISPKAVSESADQLATHPVGTGPFIFESWKSGQAITLNTNKEYWGAVPKIDNVTFKIVPEDSTRLAMIESGEAHIADQVPVTDIDRIEKSSTMNLFRTEGLAVEFIGFNVKDSLLSNVKVRQAISYAVDREAIISGIYNNVGTLANSAMSPKVIGYSSETKAYDYDVVKAKQLLKEAGIKEGTKVKLLTSDRKERINMAEVVQSQLKGIGLDVEIQVMEYGAFISEITKEQHQLFISGWGNATGDADYNQYNLFHTASMGAPGNHFYYSNPEIDQLIEEGRSESDQSKRNDIYKKAMQLELDEAVYIPVRNYEHLAVYSNAVKGFWLDASNYTMLSGVEIVQ, encoded by the coding sequence ATGAGGAAAATGAAAATGTTTTTATTGTTAGCACTAATGACTGTCGTTCTATTGCAAGCTTGTTCCACTGCAAGTAACAATAGTACGGAAGGAGCAAAGGAAGGAGCCAAAAGTGTAGGAGGGGAGCTTATTGTTTTAAGGGCTTCAGATGCTACTAGTCTTGATCCTCATTTTATAACGGATATACCTTCAGCAAATATTATTCATGGTAAGGTCTATGAAACATTAGTTGCCTTTGATAGAGATCGAAAAATTGTTCCGTTACTAGCAGCATCATGGGAGCAAAAGGACGAGCTAACTTGGACATTTACATTAAATAAAGGCATCAAGTTTCACGATGGTGAAGACTTTAATGCAGAGGCTGTAAAAGCGACATTTAGTCGTATATTAGATCCAGCGACAGGCTCACCACAACGCGATAAGTTATCTATGATTAGCGAAGTCGTAGTGGATGATCCATATATTGTGACATTGAAACTAAAAAATTCGTATGCACCGCTACTATCAATTTTAGCGAGCCAAGAAAGTAGTATTATTAGTCCGAAAGCTGTAAGTGAATCAGCAGATCAACTTGCCACACATCCAGTTGGGACAGGTCCATTTATTTTTGAATCATGGAAATCAGGTCAAGCAATTACACTAAATACGAATAAAGAATATTGGGGTGCTGTACCAAAGATTGATAACGTGACATTTAAAATCGTACCGGAAGATTCAACACGTTTAGCGATGATTGAAAGCGGAGAAGCGCATATTGCCGATCAAGTACCAGTGACGGATATTGACAGAATTGAAAAATCATCAACAATGAATTTATTCCGAACAGAGGGACTTGCCGTTGAGTTTATTGGCTTTAATGTGAAAGATTCCTTACTATCAAATGTCAAAGTACGTCAAGCGATTAGCTATGCGGTTGATCGTGAAGCTATTATTAGTGGTATCTATAATAATGTAGGCACCCTTGCAAATTCAGCAATGAGTCCAAAGGTAATTGGTTATTCAAGCGAAACGAAGGCTTATGATTATGATGTTGTAAAGGCAAAACAATTGTTAAAAGAGGCTGGCATTAAAGAAGGGACGAAAGTGAAGTTATTAACAAGTGATCGAAAAGAGCGCATTAATATGGCTGAAGTTGTGCAATCACAATTAAAGGGTATTGGCTTAGATGTTGAAATTCAAGTGATGGAATACGGTGCATTTATTTCAGAAATCACAAAAGAACAGCATCAATTGTTCATTAGTGGCTGGGGCAATGCAACAGGTGACGCTGATTATAATCAATACAATCTGTTCCATACAGCTTCCATGGGCGCACCAGGCAATCATTTCTATTATAGTAATCCTGAAATTGATCAGTTAATTGAAGAAGGACGTTCTGAATCAGATCAATCTAAACGCAATGACATCTATAAAAAGGCGATGCAATTAGAGCTAGATGAGGCAGTATATATTCCTGTTCGTAATTATGAGCATTTAGCGGTTTATAGTAATGCTGTAAAGGGCTTTTGGTTGGATGCATCAAATTATACAATGCTTAGTGGTGTAGAGATTGTCCAATAA
- a CDS encoding ABC transporter ATP-binding protein, producing the protein MKGHTVLEVKNLQTYFYSSEGVAKAVDGVSFILHKGETLGIVGESGCGKSMTSLSLLKLVPTPPGKIINGEILLNNTDLLKLSDEELRKIRGNKISMIFQEPMTSLNPVLTVGEQIAETIRLHQGLSRKEAWQQAVEMIRLVGIPAPEKRAKQEPYQLSGGMRQRIMIAMALACKPDVLIADEPTTALDVTIQAQIIDIIRNLQQQLGMSIIFITHDLGVVAEICDKIAVMYAGQVVEEGSTDSLFEKPLHPYTNGLIQSLPKLYEDQEELSTIHGTVPSPYHYPIGCRYAERCPFATELCREQQPELIMVEQDKKVRCWMYSDEWQGQSAKEEMMV; encoded by the coding sequence ATGAAAGGACATACAGTGTTAGAAGTAAAAAATTTACAAACATATTTTTATTCCAGTGAAGGAGTCGCGAAGGCAGTAGATGGTGTGTCATTTATACTTCATAAAGGAGAAACGTTAGGAATTGTTGGTGAATCAGGCTGTGGAAAATCTATGACTTCTCTCTCCCTTTTGAAATTAGTGCCTACTCCACCAGGTAAAATTATTAATGGTGAAATACTGCTAAACAATACAGATTTACTGAAACTATCGGATGAAGAACTACGGAAAATAAGAGGCAATAAAATATCCATGATATTTCAAGAACCGATGACTAGTTTAAATCCCGTCTTAACCGTTGGAGAACAAATCGCCGAAACTATCCGCTTACATCAAGGCTTATCTCGCAAGGAAGCTTGGCAACAGGCAGTTGAAATGATTCGCCTCGTCGGCATACCCGCGCCAGAAAAAAGAGCAAAACAGGAGCCCTATCAATTAAGTGGTGGAATGCGGCAACGTATTATGATTGCCATGGCTTTAGCTTGTAAACCAGATGTATTAATTGCTGATGAACCCACAACAGCCCTAGACGTGACGATACAAGCACAGATTATCGATATCATTAGAAACTTACAACAACAATTAGGAATGAGCATTATTTTTATTACGCATGACCTTGGCGTAGTAGCTGAGATTTGCGATAAAATTGCGGTGATGTACGCTGGACAAGTAGTAGAAGAAGGTTCTACAGATAGTCTTTTTGAAAAGCCGCTCCATCCTTATACAAATGGCTTAATTCAATCATTACCAAAGCTCTACGAAGATCAAGAAGAACTATCAACAATCCATGGTACAGTACCGAGTCCCTATCATTACCCAATTGGCTGTCGTTATGCTGAACGATGTCCATTTGCAACCGAGCTCTGTCGCGAGCAACAACCAGAACTTATTATGGTCGAACAAGATAAGAAAGTAAGATGTTGGATGTATAGTGACGAGTGGCAAGGACAATCAGCGAAGGAGGAGATGATGGTATGA
- a CDS encoding sensor histidine kinase, giving the protein MLQLETFNIYILLCVIAPIIGAFLLTFIFIFEKQIDSLEEEKRHLELEQDLQRANILQLNQQIQPHFFFNALNSLLSLARINRKEDLVAGIEALATFFKFKYNNHEVLIALKNEMQFVESYLNIQQLRFGHRLTIHKYIDQEALSVKIPPFIFQTIIENAFKHGFEKHAGPAELSIYIKKLDSVLQIEIKNTQSSDTARKQIEDELQQGYGLENVQKRLELIYGLENIIFSTISEEQLYTVTIHVPAYALDVNPS; this is encoded by the coding sequence ATGTTACAACTAGAAACTTTCAATATCTATATTCTCCTATGTGTAATTGCTCCAATTATTGGAGCTTTTCTGCTTACATTCATATTTATTTTTGAAAAGCAGATTGATAGCCTTGAAGAAGAAAAAAGACATTTGGAGTTAGAACAAGATTTACAGCGTGCAAATATACTCCAACTCAATCAACAAATACAGCCGCATTTCTTTTTTAATGCTTTAAATTCTTTGCTAAGTCTAGCCCGTATTAATCGTAAGGAAGATTTAGTTGCGGGCATTGAGGCATTAGCAACATTTTTTAAATTTAAATACAATAATCACGAGGTTTTAATTGCCTTAAAGAACGAGATGCAATTTGTTGAGAGTTATTTAAATATTCAGCAACTACGTTTCGGACATCGTTTAACGATACACAAATATATAGACCAAGAAGCTCTTTCTGTAAAAATTCCTCCGTTTATTTTTCAAACGATTATTGAAAATGCCTTTAAACATGGATTTGAGAAGCATGCAGGACCTGCGGAGCTGTCCATTTATATAAAAAAATTAGATAGCGTTTTACAGATTGAAATTAAAAATACACAATCCAGCGATACAGCACGCAAACAAATAGAAGATGAATTGCAGCAAGGTTATGGCCTTGAAAATGTACAAAAACGTCTTGAACTGATTTATGGGCTTGAAAATATTATATTTTCAACTATTAGTGAGGAGCAGCTTTATACCGTTACTATTCATGTTCCTGCGTATGCTTTAGATGTAAATCCAAGCTAA
- a CDS encoding amidohydrolase family protein codes for MNTLLLKNVRLEEAFEHEKEHIVATRTAIYDVLIENGHVKQLDKNIPVTDDMKVLDAQHQLLVPSFREMHIHIDKTYFGGEWQAPRPITKGILTRIEEEQILLPKQLPTAAYRAEEMVKWLIAQGHTHIRSHCNVDPQIGTKHIEITKQVLEKYKEQITYDIVAFPQHGLLRSNVEGLMREAMTMGATLVGGVDPSIVDRNIDKSLQTTMQIAQDYHTGIDIHIHTANTLGEFEFYKLIDLTKQAKKEGQVTISHAMALADLPQPQLENLVQAMASVQMDVTTTVPIAIHRATIPIPYLYEKGVNVSVGHDSLTDHWSPYGTGNTITKLNVMAERFRFMDEYSLSRAWKYASGGITPLNDEGERVWPKVGDMANMLLVDGVSTAHVVARRCPISTVISQGNIIHQQDVGELKGEFR; via the coding sequence ATGAACACACTATTGCTAAAAAATGTGAGATTAGAAGAAGCTTTTGAACATGAAAAAGAGCATATTGTCGCAACTCGAACAGCTATTTATGATGTCCTAATAGAAAATGGACATGTAAAACAACTAGATAAAAATATACCTGTTACTGATGATATGAAGGTACTGGATGCCCAACATCAATTATTAGTGCCTTCCTTCCGAGAAATGCATATTCATATCGATAAAACGTATTTTGGTGGTGAATGGCAAGCACCAAGACCAATTACTAAAGGAATACTAACACGCATTGAGGAAGAACAAATTCTATTACCGAAGCAATTGCCGACAGCGGCTTATCGCGCTGAGGAGATGGTAAAATGGCTAATAGCACAAGGGCATACACACATTCGCTCCCATTGTAATGTTGATCCGCAAATTGGCACGAAACATATAGAAATTACAAAGCAAGTATTAGAGAAATATAAGGAACAAATTACTTACGATATAGTTGCTTTTCCACAGCACGGCCTTCTTCGCTCCAATGTAGAGGGGTTAATGCGTGAAGCAATGACAATGGGGGCTACGTTAGTGGGTGGTGTTGATCCATCAATTGTTGATCGAAATATTGATAAATCACTCCAAACAACAATGCAAATAGCACAAGACTATCATACTGGTATCGATATTCATATTCATACAGCCAATACATTGGGTGAATTTGAATTTTATAAGTTAATTGATTTGACAAAGCAAGCCAAAAAAGAAGGGCAAGTGACGATTAGTCATGCGATGGCACTAGCTGATTTACCACAGCCTCAACTAGAAAATTTAGTACAAGCAATGGCTTCTGTTCAAATGGATGTGACAACAACAGTACCAATTGCCATCCATCGCGCTACGATACCAATCCCATATTTATATGAAAAAGGGGTCAACGTTTCTGTGGGACACGATAGTTTAACGGATCACTGGTCCCCATATGGAACGGGCAATACGATTACAAAATTAAATGTGATGGCTGAAAGATTCCGTTTTATGGATGAATATTCATTAAGTCGTGCATGGAAATATGCATCTGGCGGCATAACACCATTGAATGATGAGGGTGAGCGTGTATGGCCGAAGGTTGGTGATATGGCCAATATGTTGTTAGTAGATGGCGTTAGTACAGCACATGTTGTAGCTAGAAGATGTCCAATCTCTACTGTTATTTCACAAGGCAACATTATTCACCAGCAAGATGTGGGAGAGTTGAAAGGAGAATTCAGATGA
- a CDS encoding ABC transporter ATP-binding protein, which translates to MTIKDNRQPLLQVSDLKQHFFLKKEKLFGAQQVVKAVDGVSFEIMPGETLSIVGESGCGKSTTGRAILRLDEPTSGEVLLFGKNLVEMNKKELRVARKDIQIIFQDPYASLNPRRTIRKMLSEAMSIQKIVPPAQQESRMLELMALVGLRPEYLERYPHEFSGGQRQRIGIARALAVNPKIIICDESVSALDVSIQAQILNLLKKLQRELDLTFLFISHDLSVVRHISDRVMVMYLGKVVEIADKKSLFSQPLHPYTKALLSSIPIIDKQHRKERIILKGDIPSPLNPPTGCSFHTRCPFATDKCRVEVPALREIKTTQKVACHFAENLV; encoded by the coding sequence ATGACAATCAAAGACAACAGGCAGCCATTATTACAAGTAAGCGATTTAAAACAACATTTTTTCTTAAAAAAAGAAAAGCTCTTTGGTGCGCAGCAAGTTGTAAAAGCTGTAGATGGTGTTTCTTTTGAAATTATGCCAGGAGAAACGCTAAGCATCGTCGGTGAATCAGGCTGTGGGAAATCGACAACAGGTCGTGCTATTTTAAGGTTGGATGAACCGACATCTGGAGAGGTATTGTTGTTCGGAAAAAATTTAGTTGAAATGAATAAAAAAGAGCTTCGGGTGGCTAGAAAGGATATTCAAATTATTTTTCAGGACCCTTACGCTTCACTTAATCCGCGTAGAACGATTCGCAAAATGCTTTCTGAAGCTATGTCTATTCAAAAAATTGTACCACCTGCGCAACAGGAATCACGCATGCTAGAATTAATGGCACTTGTCGGATTACGTCCTGAATATCTCGAGCGCTATCCACACGAGTTTTCTGGTGGACAGCGACAGCGAATAGGTATAGCAAGAGCACTCGCCGTTAATCCAAAAATTATTATTTGCGATGAATCGGTTTCTGCATTAGACGTTTCCATTCAAGCTCAAATATTAAACTTATTAAAAAAGCTGCAACGCGAGTTGGATTTAACATTTTTATTTATCTCTCACGATTTAAGTGTTGTTCGACACATCTCTGATCGTGTCATGGTGATGTATCTCGGAAAAGTAGTCGAAATCGCGGACAAGAAGTCCCTATTCTCTCAACCGCTCCATCCCTATACAAAAGCATTATTGTCATCTATACCAATTATCGATAAGCAACACCGTAAGGAACGTATTATTTTAAAAGGTGATATTCCATCACCGCTAAATCCACCTACTGGCTGTAGTTTCCACACGCGCTGTCCGTTTGCAACTGATAAGTGTAGAGTTGAAGTACCAGCATTACGGGAAATAAAAACAACTCAAAAGGTAGCTTGCCATTTTGCAGAAAATTTAGTTTAA
- the nikC gene encoding nickel transporter permease: MEKVTTTVNHAILLDARKASRKKNRINFLNKMAKNKAAVVGGIIILLYFIMFLIGPIIAPYDPFDVQLEQKLQEPSLAHLMGTDDKGRDIFSRILYGARLSIGVGFSAVLFGGTIGTLLGLIAGYYGKWIDSIISRILDIMLAFPGILLALAIVSALGPSLINVTIAVGFFSIPMFARIVRGSTMEVKKLEYIDAVRTLGASDVTILAKHVFPNILSPIIVQASMRLATAILSAAGLSFLGLGAQPPSPEWGAMLSNGRDFIFTAPYMAMFPGLMISMLVLGFNLFGDGLRDALDPRMKN; encoded by the coding sequence ATGGAGAAAGTAACGACTACAGTGAATCATGCAATCTTATTGGATGCCCGCAAAGCCTCTCGGAAAAAGAATAGAATTAATTTTCTTAACAAAATGGCAAAAAATAAAGCGGCAGTTGTAGGTGGCATCATTATTCTACTCTATTTCATTATGTTTCTTATTGGGCCAATTATTGCACCATATGATCCATTCGATGTGCAATTGGAACAAAAATTACAGGAACCAAGTTTAGCCCATTTAATGGGGACTGATGATAAAGGACGTGATATTTTTAGTCGAATTTTATATGGTGCACGCCTTTCAATTGGTGTTGGTTTTTCAGCCGTACTTTTTGGTGGAACGATTGGCACATTGTTAGGGCTTATTGCAGGCTATTACGGCAAATGGATTGACTCCATTATTAGCCGAATATTGGACATCATGTTAGCCTTCCCTGGTATATTACTAGCTTTGGCCATTGTCAGTGCATTAGGACCAAGTCTTATCAATGTCACAATTGCTGTTGGCTTTTTCTCAATCCCGATGTTCGCTCGTATTGTGCGCGGCTCCACAATGGAAGTAAAAAAATTGGAATACATTGATGCTGTCAGAACGCTTGGAGCAAGTGATGTCACAATTTTAGCAAAGCATGTTTTCCCTAATATTTTATCACCAATTATTGTACAAGCATCTATGCGTTTAGCTACAGCTATATTATCTGCTGCAGGTTTATCTTTTTTAGGTTTAGGTGCGCAGCCTCCATCTCCTGAATGGGGAGCCATGTTATCGAATGGTAGGGACTTTATTTTTACTGCTCCATATATGGCAATGTTTCCTGGCCTCATGATATCCATGCTTGTTCTGGGCTTTAACTTATTTGGTGATGGGTTACGCGATGCACTAGATCCAAGGATGAAAAATTAA